Proteins encoded in a region of the Dreissena polymorpha isolate Duluth1 chromosome 6, UMN_Dpol_1.0, whole genome shotgun sequence genome:
- the LOC127834321 gene encoding patatin-like phospholipase domain-containing protein 4: MNISFCGSGFLSIYQIGSLKALLTKAPKFVAGIEKVGGASGGALTAAILVCEPHRVDDCKQFNLDLAEDVRKRHLRTFSPTFHLLKPVKEFMKDIVSENAYQKANGVLHVSLTLLEKFRLPQSRIVSSFSSNDQLIQSLICSCFIPGYVGFILPKLNGKYCIDGGFKNNLVGFPDGRTITVSPFSGDQDICPNEQTASSLTVRMANQAFVVNRKNVKRAWQCVFPPPRDVLLYYYDLGYHDTVRFLSNNYITE, translated from the exons ATGAACATTTCCTTTTGTGGAAGCGGATTTCTAAGTATATACCAGATTGGATCTCTGAAAGCACTTCTCACAAAAGCTCCAAAATTTGTGGCTGGCATAGAGAAAGTAGGCGGGGCATCTGGTGGTGCGCTGACAGCCGCCATTCTTGTGTGCGAACCACACCGGGTCGAC GACTGTAAACAGTTTAACCTGGATTTAGCAGAAGATGTTCGGAAGCGACACTTACGAACGTTTTCACCCACATTCCATTTGTTGAAACCAGTCAAGGAATTTATGAAGGATATTGTGTCAGAAAACGCATATCAAAAAGCAAACGGAGTACTTCATGTTTCGTTGACTTTGCTTGAGAAGTTTCGTTTACCTCAGAGCCGAATTGTGTCATCTTTTTCATCGAACGATCAACTGATTCAG AGCCTTATATGCAGCTGTTTTATTCCCGGATATGTCGGATTCATCTTGCCTAAATTGAACGGAAAG TACTGCATAGACGGCGGCTTCAAAAACAATCTGGTTGGTTTCCCCGACGGCCGCACCATCACGGTCTCTCCGTTCAGCGGCGACCAGGACATCTGCCCGAACGAGCAGACAGCATCATCGCTAACAGTGCGTATGGCTAACCAAGCGTTTGTCGTGAACCGGAAGAACGTGAAACGCGCATGGCAGTGTGTTTTCCCGCCACCGCGTGACGTGCTGTTGTATTACTACGATTTGGGTTACCACGACACCGTTCGCTTTCTGAGTAACAATTATATAACAGAGTGA
- the LOC127835310 gene encoding E3 ubiquitin-protein ligase Midline-1-like isoform X1 codes for MVFVLKQDESMLFISHIQFVAALNSIIVSKYRQKMSGLADHVTCSVCMDLYSDPLALPCMHSFCRHCIERLHASCLTLKCPDCRQDVELGRNGIRDLPKNFQLSGIVESFKKENSSKTRGRSDGNGSQPLCPQHSMTCEILCETCSRHACPKCLTTANHSKHRLKILTKRGWSTERGDGSEPFCVEHDRQFRLHCQTCTELTCSECLLNNHGGHSLATLTDAFDNLSEHHNKAISRLDARIMLLRATQKTCRHLAQKTQTDAQRIKQELTSYFNRLRDVIEKRESQMRGEIDRREQDVVQKYMGKADEMSRKEKLIVDIMNRAQTLVTENNLNFVKKYSEQSQSIAQVLADEHLDGTPRVKGLDEVTLVTCSLEKELSSIAWRWTKDEVRPARKAPPVPNGNTTSPSEKTSPSNEKTTSSTTPSPKSRPPRPSPTPRVPREIFPNIQQNIHVTRGKDWRDGVTDGGPGHVGVVTSVQREVDRVTCSVRWPNGKTGTYIYGPPTTQEIKLV; via the exons ATGGTATTTGTGTTAAAACAGGATGAATCGATGCTATTTATAAGTCATATACAATTTGTTGCAGCTTTAAACAGTATTATCGTATCAAAATACAG ACAGAAGATGTCCGGTCTTGCCGACCACGTGACGTGTTCGGTGTGCATGGACTTGTATTCGGACCCCCTCGCTCTGCCGTGTATGCACAGTTTCTGTCGCCATTGCATCGAGAGGTTGCATGCTTCGTgtttgaccttgaaatgtccagatTGCCGACAGGATGTCGAACTTGGTCGAAATGGGATTCGTGACCTTCCGAAAAACTTCCAATTGTCGGGTATCGTGGAAAGCTTTAAGAAAGAAAATAGTTCCAAGACACGTGGTCGTTCGGATGGAAATGGCAGTCAGCCATTATGTCCGCAACATTCGATGACGTGTGAAATCCTGTGTGAAACGTGTTCAAGACATGCGTGTCCCAAGTGTTTGACAACCGCAAACCATTCTAAGCATCGGTTAAAAATCCTTACAAAGCGTGGATGGTCTACGGAGAGAGGTGATGGTTCTGAACCTTTCTGCGTAGAACATGACAGGCAGTTTCGGCTGCACTGTCAGACGTGTACAGAGCTTACATGCTCGGAGTGCCTTCTGAATAATCATGGCGGACATAGTCTTGCTACACTCACAGACGCGTTTGACAATTTGTCg GAACACCACAATAAGGCCATATCGAGGCTGGATGCCAGGATCATGTTGCTACGGGCAACGCAGAAGACGTGCAGGCACCTGGCACAGAAAACACAG ACGGACGCCCAACGTATAAAGCAGGAACTTACGTCGTATTTCAACAGACTGCGTGACGTCATCGAAAAACGTGAATCTCAGATGCGTGGCGAGATTGACAGACGAGAACAGGATGTGGTGCAGAAGTACATGGGCAAAGCAGACGAAATGTCGCGAAAGGAGAAACTAATCGTCGACATTATGAACAGAGCCCAGACACTCGTGACGGAAAATAATCTGAATTTCGTCAAA AAATACAGCGAACAATCACAAAGCATTGCTCAAGTGTTGGCCGACGAACATTTGGACGGTACACCTCGGGTCAAGGGTCTTGATGAAGTCACACTAGTCACGTGTTCGTTAGAAAAGGAATTGTCATCTATAGCATGGCGGTGGACAAAAGACG AGGTACGGCCCGCAAGGAAAGCGCCACCTGTACCAAACGGAAACACCACGTCGCCGTCCGAGAAAACCTCACCATCAAACGAGAAGACTACGTCATCAACTACGCCATCACCAAAGTCACGCCCACCACGCCCATCCCCGACGCCTCGGGTCCCTCGAGAAATCTTCCCAAACATTCAGCAAAATATTCATGTAACAAGAG GCAAAGACTGGCGCGACGGCGTTACAGACGGAGGTCCGGGTCACGTGGGTGTTGTGACGTCAGTGCAACGTGAAGTAGACCGCGTGACATGTTCG GTACGCTGGCCAAACGGGAAAACCGGGACATACATCTACGGCCCACCGACAACACAAGAGATTAAACTTGTATGA
- the LOC127835310 gene encoding E3 ubiquitin-protein ligase Midline-1-like isoform X2 yields MSGLADHVTCSVCMDLYSDPLALPCMHSFCRHCIERLHASCLTLKCPDCRQDVELGRNGIRDLPKNFQLSGIVESFKKENSSKTRGRSDGNGSQPLCPQHSMTCEILCETCSRHACPKCLTTANHSKHRLKILTKRGWSTERGDGSEPFCVEHDRQFRLHCQTCTELTCSECLLNNHGGHSLATLTDAFDNLSEHHNKAISRLDARIMLLRATQKTCRHLAQKTQTDAQRIKQELTSYFNRLRDVIEKRESQMRGEIDRREQDVVQKYMGKADEMSRKEKLIVDIMNRAQTLVTENNLNFVKKYSEQSQSIAQVLADEHLDGTPRVKGLDEVTLVTCSLEKELSSIAWRWTKDEVRPARKAPPVPNGNTTSPSEKTSPSNEKTTSSTTPSPKSRPPRPSPTPRVPREIFPNIQQNIHVTRGKDWRDGVTDGGPGHVGVVTSVQREVDRVTCSVRWPNGKTGTYIYGPPTTQEIKLV; encoded by the exons ATGTCCGGTCTTGCCGACCACGTGACGTGTTCGGTGTGCATGGACTTGTATTCGGACCCCCTCGCTCTGCCGTGTATGCACAGTTTCTGTCGCCATTGCATCGAGAGGTTGCATGCTTCGTgtttgaccttgaaatgtccagatTGCCGACAGGATGTCGAACTTGGTCGAAATGGGATTCGTGACCTTCCGAAAAACTTCCAATTGTCGGGTATCGTGGAAAGCTTTAAGAAAGAAAATAGTTCCAAGACACGTGGTCGTTCGGATGGAAATGGCAGTCAGCCATTATGTCCGCAACATTCGATGACGTGTGAAATCCTGTGTGAAACGTGTTCAAGACATGCGTGTCCCAAGTGTTTGACAACCGCAAACCATTCTAAGCATCGGTTAAAAATCCTTACAAAGCGTGGATGGTCTACGGAGAGAGGTGATGGTTCTGAACCTTTCTGCGTAGAACATGACAGGCAGTTTCGGCTGCACTGTCAGACGTGTACAGAGCTTACATGCTCGGAGTGCCTTCTGAATAATCATGGCGGACATAGTCTTGCTACACTCACAGACGCGTTTGACAATTTGTCg GAACACCACAATAAGGCCATATCGAGGCTGGATGCCAGGATCATGTTGCTACGGGCAACGCAGAAGACGTGCAGGCACCTGGCACAGAAAACACAG ACGGACGCCCAACGTATAAAGCAGGAACTTACGTCGTATTTCAACAGACTGCGTGACGTCATCGAAAAACGTGAATCTCAGATGCGTGGCGAGATTGACAGACGAGAACAGGATGTGGTGCAGAAGTACATGGGCAAAGCAGACGAAATGTCGCGAAAGGAGAAACTAATCGTCGACATTATGAACAGAGCCCAGACACTCGTGACGGAAAATAATCTGAATTTCGTCAAA AAATACAGCGAACAATCACAAAGCATTGCTCAAGTGTTGGCCGACGAACATTTGGACGGTACACCTCGGGTCAAGGGTCTTGATGAAGTCACACTAGTCACGTGTTCGTTAGAAAAGGAATTGTCATCTATAGCATGGCGGTGGACAAAAGACG AGGTACGGCCCGCAAGGAAAGCGCCACCTGTACCAAACGGAAACACCACGTCGCCGTCCGAGAAAACCTCACCATCAAACGAGAAGACTACGTCATCAACTACGCCATCACCAAAGTCACGCCCACCACGCCCATCCCCGACGCCTCGGGTCCCTCGAGAAATCTTCCCAAACATTCAGCAAAATATTCATGTAACAAGAG GCAAAGACTGGCGCGACGGCGTTACAGACGGAGGTCCGGGTCACGTGGGTGTTGTGACGTCAGTGCAACGTGAAGTAGACCGCGTGACATGTTCG GTACGCTGGCCAAACGGGAAAACCGGGACATACATCTACGGCCCACCGACAACACAAGAGATTAAACTTGTATGA